From the Melioribacteraceae bacterium 4301-Me genome, the window ATTTTCAAGAGTTATAGACAGTTTTTGATGAAAAGTAATAAGTCGGTTTAACAGCAAAGAGTTTCTAAGGACTTCTATAAATCAATCTGTTTTTTCTTCGCAGCAATGCTTCCTCGTATCTTCTTTTTTCATCATCAGTCTCAGGTTCTATTTCAAATGTTTCAACAGGTTTGCCATTTTCATCTACACTAACAAAGGTCAAATATGCGGTATTGGTATGCACCACTTTACCATCTTTAAGGGATTCAGCAGTAACTTTTACGCCAACCTCCATAGAAGTTTTAAATGCTCTGTTAACAGATGCTGTTAACGTTACAACGTCGCCTAATTTTATTGGGTGGTGAAAGTCAATTCTATCTACAGAGGCTGTAACACAAACTCGTTGAGAGTGTTTAGAAGATGATAAAGCAGCACAAATATCAATCCAATGCATTAATTGACCGCCAAGCAAATTACCAAGTTGATTAGTGTGGTGGGGCAAAACAAGTTCGGTCATTGTTACTATTGATTCAGAGACTTTTTTTGCTTTTGCCATAAGTAACTTTCTTTACAAAATTGTTATTTACTGCTTATTTGATTTAAAGATGTCTCAAGTTCTTTTAGCTCTTCTACTCTTTCATTATTTGGGTAACGAATTAAAAAAGTGTTAATATCTGCCAACGCTTTGTCTTTCATTTTTCTTTTTACTTCCAGCTGTATTTTACGGTAAAGAGCAAGAGGTCCATACTTTGTATCGTGATAAGTATCGGCTACATTACCATAATAATCCATCGCAGCAATTTGGTATTCCATCTTTTCATAAATTAAAGCACTATTATATTCTTTTTCTGCAAGCTTGTTCGTCAGCTCCTTAATTTTATTTTCAGCTTCTTCCACTTTTGGATTAGTTGGGAAAAAATCGATA encodes:
- a CDS encoding acyl-CoA thioesterase, translated to MAKAKKVSESIVTMTELVLPHHTNQLGNLLGGQLMHWIDICAALSSSKHSQRVCVTASVDRIDFHHPIKLGDVVTLTASVNRAFKTSMEVGVKVTAESLKDGKVVHTNTAYLTFVSVDENGKPVETFEIEPETDDEKRRYEEALLRRKNRLIYRSP